One region of Streptomyces rishiriensis genomic DNA includes:
- a CDS encoding FMN-dependent NADH-azoreductase, giving the protein MSSLLHIDASIRHEGSTSRQLTSYFATQWRQNHPDAGYVYRDLAAQPIPHLTHPVREYLLDPSRDHGQTDEEKALVDTVVSEVHDADTIVLGVPMYNYTIPSNVKAWIDLLVSPAHTILPGTDSGPLSGKSVIVVTARGGSYAPGTPREGQDYQEPYLRDVLKAIGLADNLTFVHAELTLAAIVPAMAELKPLGEKSLATAQETLKKLAA; this is encoded by the coding sequence GTGTCTTCTCTTCTTCACATCGATGCGAGCATCCGCCATGAGGGTTCCACGTCGCGTCAGCTGACCTCGTACTTCGCGACCCAGTGGCGGCAGAACCACCCTGACGCCGGCTACGTCTACCGCGACCTGGCTGCCCAGCCCATCCCTCACCTCACCCATCCCGTACGCGAGTACCTTCTGGACCCCAGCCGCGATCACGGTCAGACGGACGAGGAGAAGGCGCTCGTCGACACGGTGGTGTCCGAGGTGCACGACGCCGACACGATCGTGCTCGGCGTGCCGATGTACAACTACACGATCCCGTCAAACGTCAAAGCCTGGATCGACCTGCTGGTCAGCCCGGCCCACACGATCCTCCCGGGGACCGATTCCGGTCCGCTCAGCGGCAAGTCGGTCATCGTGGTGACCGCGCGCGGCGGCTCCTACGCACCGGGCACCCCGCGCGAGGGCCAGGATTACCAGGAGCCCTACCTGCGGGACGTCCTGAAGGCGATCGGTCTCGCGGACAACCTCACGTTCGTGCACGCCGAGTTGACCTTGGCCGCGATCGTGCCGGCCATGGCGGAGCTCAAGCCGCTGGGGGAGAAGTCCCTGGCAACTGCCCAGGAGACGCTCAAGAAGCTCGCCGCCTGA